The sequence below is a genomic window from Buteo buteo chromosome 26, bButBut1.hap1.1, whole genome shotgun sequence.
GATTTTTCTAATAACAGTGAGCAGACTCAtaatatcttttatttcctgCCAGCTACCTCCTCTTTGGATAGGTTTCTCATGGTGTGGAAGCTGAAGACACAATGCAGAGCTTATAAATTTGTAGGCCACGTGGAAGCGGTGACCAGCGTACAGTTCTCACCAGATGGGCAGCTGCTTGCTTCAGCTTCGCAAGATCGTACTGTCAGACTGTGGATCCCTTGCATGTGAGTATAACTGGGCGATGCTGGCTACGTGTTTCATTAATGGGCAATGTGAATATTGCAGTCTTTACCcaagaaaagtttcttttttccttcccacatcCCCAGGCTATGACAGAAACAGAGATTGGGGAGCACAAGCAACATGGTTCTTGACTGTGTTCCTTGTTCTTTACTGAATACTCTgtagtttcaaaagaaaagtgtAGCAATTCAGAGGTCATAATTTCATGTGTGTGGGGCTATGCTGGCTTAAAGgatacatttcttttaataagaaTTGCATGGCTGCACTTCATTTTGGGGGGGACAAGTGACAACGGaaacaaataacatttttggaaaaaaaaaatttgaattggCTTGCCTTTTTAGACTTTTCCCAAGTAGCAGTGATTACGAGCTATTCAGAATGATCTTAGAAAGACCAGTCTTACTTTAACTTTTAAGCATTTTGTAGATAACTGTACCAAAAAATATAATAACTTCTTCTTCATATACTGTATGGAGGCTAATGCTGCTAGTTAATTGCACTGCTCCATAAAATTGGTCATATTAAATACAATTACTTTACAGTCTGTTTTTCTAATAATTAATATTCAAATAAGGCAAAAAATATTGGTGGCACTGAGATTTAGCCTGTATATGTTGCTTTCTCACTTGGATAAGATTCCAAATATGTTAACTTTGAGTTTTATGGGTTTTAAAACTCTTTCAGTTTAATATAATTGTGTCTTGTGtcttggttgtggtttttttgtttgttttgggtttgttttttttgttttctcctctagTCATGGAGAATCATCGGTACTGAAAGGTCATACAGCATCTGTTCGTAGCGTGAACTTCTCGCATGACGGCCACTTTCTAGTTTCAGCATCCAATgataaatcaataaaaatatgGAGTGTTCGCCATCAGCGCCTTCTGTTTTCCCTATTCCAACACACTCATTGGGTTCGCTGTGCCAAGtaagctttgtttttattcttattgTAAAGAAACAGAACTCCTAACAAAGGGGTTTTATTTCCTAGGGCAgaactaaaagaagaaaaatctgtgaatCATTATTTACcattaataattaaattttaataaatcacACTTACACACGCACATTTATTATATATCTCCTAGTTGAAGTCTGAAAGCTTGCTCTGTGTTAATGTATGCACATATTAAATCTGTTGCTGGGTATTAATTCTTTTACTTTAAAGGACAAATAGGgtctttgtatttattttcagtgagtaTCCTGTCTTTCCTCGGTCTTGTATGTTTTCGTGCTGTATTAACTTATTACACAGCTTTCACTTGTTTCTAGATTTATTGTGCACTGTAGGGGTTTTCTCAACTAATCTTGGAAGAGTAGTGGCATGAAAGAATGGTCATGAGTCAAAATGAGTTAAGCTTACGTAATtggaaaaggtaaaagaaatGGCCTTTGTACTGCAAGTTAAGATTCGCACTCTATTTGAAGGCAGGGCAGCTCttcaaagacaagaaaagcttgttctttgctgattttttttttttttcattcctccaTATTAATGGAAAATCTGCAGTGAAGAGAGGCCTGACTTAAACCTCTGGAGAAAGAAATTTAACACTGGTGAAGTGCAGAGCCTTACAAAGTTCCAAAGTATCTGATCACTGAAAAGAATGATAAAAGCTCTAGGAAATCGTATGTGAAAGTTCTTGGACACTATTCTAATGTCCTTGTGCAGTCGctcaaaatgagaaataataatgATTGGTGAAATGATAGACAAATCATTCTTCCTGTTTAAAAACCTAGTCTGCTAGTCTAGGAATAATCATGAATGTTTTGCTGACAGTTTCCAAGTCTAGAGAGAGCTCACAGGAGAGTATATATGTAGGTTAACATTGAACGCAAGGTtcttctctgtcctctttgtCTTTTTGCCTATAGTTTTCTATAACAATCTTTTTGGCATCGGAAGTGACAACCTTAGGCTGCTGTTACCTTCCCCCCCTGCCACTGGTTATGGCTCTGTTTTTAATTGTAGTTGATTGTGAAATGGAGGGGGgaaggagtggggggggggggagcttttcttttcagttttattactCCATAAGAAATGTGAGGAATTCAAATGTCCTTTGAATGTTACACATTTTAATTCCAAACAGTCTTTCTTGGTTCGGGTGTTTTGCTACTGATGTCTCTAATGCTAATCTAGGTAGTGTCAGTTGTTTAGTAATGTATACACTTGCATGTTCCAGATTTTCACCTGATGGAAGACTAATAGCATCTTGCAGTGAGGATAAATCTGTTAAGATCTGGGATAcgagaaataaaacttgtattGATAGCTTCTTGGATTATGGAGGGTAAGTGTTActagaaaaaaggagaaatgtaaaTGTATAATTTTAATGAGATTAAATTCATGTTTTGTGGTATTAACATCTGTATTTGTTACATCTGAAAATAGATCAAACTTCTACTACCCgtgtaaagtaaaataatttatttcacatttttctaaagAGGTTAACTGGTTGCACTTATCCAGGTGTTTTCCAACAGTCAAGAAATAGGCCAGAGAGAACTCATATTGTTCTTAGGTTtttgaacattttcatttgtttcctcaGTTTAGATAATGCTATTTGTTATTGGATGCTTCAACAAGAAGAGAAGTTTAAGAATTCTTCACTTGTTGATGAAAACAGTATTCTGTTAGCTTCAGTGACCTGCCTTATTTAGGTTtagaaaatacttgtttttacttatttgtgtttttcttaaacGTCTTGGAACCAGAGTTTTAATTAACAAATTCAACAGAATATTAATCTTGTATATGTGCTTTGCTAATTTCATTGCCGCCTTCTCTATCCTTTTTCCAAGCTAAAAGGTGACTATAGCTAAATATTCTATTcttagacaaaaatattttacttgctgCTTACAAATTCTTTGCAGACTTTCTTCTAGTAACTTTGTACTCCAACACAAGCTGTGAAGGTTTGAGTCAGGACAATTATACTAtctttttaacaaaagccaGGATATGCAGTCTGATTTATCATGcacatcttgttttcttgtGCTTATTTCAGTTCCTTGAAATACCTCATTTGAGTTTCCATATATGTGGATTCCATAAGAGTTTGTGGCAACTCAGTGTTAATatcatgttttatatatatatagccaTACATATACACCCAAATATTTCTATGGAAACATGTAATCAAtctattttcattaattatatTTAGATTTTCAAATTTTGTGGATTTCAACCCAAGTGGTACGTGTATAGCTTCTGCAGGTTCTAATCATACAGTGAAACTGTGGGATATTCGAATGAACAAGCTACTGCAGCATTACAAAGGTAAAACCAATGTagtttgttgtattttctttagaaaagagCTCTTTGCAGTGAAATGTGATTTATGTAGATTATATGATTTCATTCCTTAttgaggaaactgaaaaaacagatcATATTGGCATTTTCTAAGTAATCTTTTTGTAGTCTGGCAACCCTAAAAATCCAATCTGAATCCTGATCATTCCTTTGCAATGCTTATCTTAATTTTTAGAACAGAACTAAGCAAATACTTTGGAGAGTCTGCTATGCCCCAGCACTTTGGTTGTTTTTCCCTTAAATGAAGTAGGTTGTTCTTTGAGAAttagaaaagagcaaagaaataaagtgtACATTTCTTGTTAGTAGATATCTACAGTCTTTGAATATTGTCTTTTGTAAATTAGTTCACAGAGCAGGGGTTAATTGTGTATCATTCCATCCTTCTGGTAACTATCTCATCACTGCTTCTACTGATGGTACCCTTAAGATTTTGGACCTCTTAGAAGGAAGACTTATTTACACTCTTCATGGACACAAGGTATATGCAATAATCCTATTTAAGTGGAGATCTTAATAGATTATTCAGTATCTTTTCAAAGGGAGAGTAACACTTATGCCATTGTGTCCTGTATCTTGCAACTTGCAGATAAACTTTAGTGGACAGCAAAGTGCTGTATTAATACACCTTGTCACAAGTGCATAAGGAAATGCATCAATTTTACCTATGACCATGCAGTCAATCTGTCAATATTGTATGCATGCTTAATGTTAAGTAATAAAACAGGTTCCGAATTAATTAATAATTCACTCTTTTGATTGTCAAAATCAATTATTTGGCACGTTAGTCTTTTTGTCTATTGAAAAACAGTGCTTTCTAAGGAGGGGGAAAGCTTATGGAAGATAACTTTTGTAAAGAATGGCAGacactttttccctttcctcctaatgcaaaacaaacaccacTTTTGATAATGAATCACTCTATCACATTTTCTTGAGTAATCTAATATATATTTGATAATTTTTCATTGCAGAGTTGAAGCATAAATTCTAAGGAAAATGCCACTGTTTTCCTAGTATTGATCGTAATGCATTGTAATGCAACATCTTACAAAGATGTGCAATATTAACTCTCCAATCCAGTTGTTTTGCAAAACTTTCACTACAGTTAAATTGTTCCTTATTTTATTAAACTCGAAAGAATCTATTTATATTGGGTAACAGCATaagtgtttttctctttgcattaaaatacCATGATTACAGTAATAGTGTAATTTTAATGTATGCATaagtgtttttctctttgcattaaaatacCATGATTACAGTAATAGTGTAATTTTAAtgtatgctatttttttttcttttagggaCCTGtactttctgtggctttttcaaAAGGTGGTGAAAAATTTGCCTCAGGTGGAGCAGATGCTCAGGTTTGTGGtattgtctttttaaattaaatgtcttAATCTTTGTTACAGTGGATGGGAGTTAAATACAGTATGTCACAGTAACATGCTAATTACAGTATGTTCACATGCATTCTGTCTAGTAGTGAGTTATATAGACTTTGTTTATCCTAAAGTTAaatttgaggagaaaaataaatacatcctTTAAAAATTTGATCTTAACTACTTTCAATTGGATGTTACAACGAGAAGACCACAATACTatccacttctttttttgtatattaaaataatgattttttaaaaatagaaatattttaagtgttgCAATCCATTGTCAACAAAGTAGTTGTGTTGCAACTAGTATTAATGTCTACATGTGCCATTAGGTTTTCACTTCTTTTAAAGTCACTACTCTGTAATTGTAAGAATTAAGTTGTAATACTGGGAAAACTTTGTCTAGAATtggcaaaaaaaatcttgtgttAGCTTTGCTAATTTACATTGGTGAAACAACAAAGTACTGGATTTCGTACAGGGAAGAGTTGTTTtgagcatttaaaacaaaaattattttaaattggaCAGCAAAACATACAATTAATCTTCATCTGCTGTGATAAATCTCATAATTACAAAAATACTATCAAGCTTAGAATCATCTCTATCAGGTCTTTACTTTCTCCAGAAAGAACTTTTGTAGCCCAAGGCTTAGAGTTTGTCTGAAATATCCCTTAATACTAGTTGtctttttcattgtttcctGTTATAAAAAACTAAAAGCTCAATGTAGACACAGACAGCCATGCTGTAGAAATGAAGATCTTTTGAATTTACCATAAATGATGtttatattctgttttgtgGAGTTTGAAATATGTTTCAGCTAGTTACAGCGACAGTCTTcgaaaataataaatacttttcaattaaaaacttCAGTATCATTAGAAAGAATACagtctgtttctggtttttacTTGATGCTTCAGGTAGCACACTTTCTAGAAAGATTTGAAAGcactcaaagaaaataattaaaattgctttctaTCACAAGGCGTTAGTAAGAAGCAGTGCCAAGACTTGCAGTTATTGGAAAAGTGAAAACGTTAGCAAGTTTCCAATATTAATTTTAcaagtacaaataaaaaaaacaacccaagaaTGGGGAAAAGATATTTACTCCTTGAGCCACTAGTctaatcttttattttccatactgaagggttttttaataagaatttttCTGTTCCAAAATGAACCTTTGATTCCTAGGTAATCCTGAATTGTTGACCTTATTTTtcatgagtattttttttttgagttttatgACGATTGATATATTATACTTAACTTGAGAGGAAGTGAAGTGCATGTAATAAACTACGTCACATGACAGAAGATTCATCTGAGAAGCTATGATGATGGAAAGGACTTAGAGTATTAAGTAAGCCTTACGCAACCTCCCAAATAAATGCCAGCATACCCTGGGAATGCCTGTCTTCTTGCAAGGTTCCTTTGAATTGGGGAACCCTGAATGACTTGTGTGTTCAGTGCAGCCAtgtctttgcctttcttctgctctgaCTCCATGCTGTAGAGCTGGTGGCACATGGGATCATGGAGTGAGTAGGTATTTTAGTGCAAAAATCTATAAGATCACTCATTTCTCAGCAGTTTGGTATAGTGGTTTCATGCTGAATGTGTGAGAGGTACGATCCGGTTTCATCAGGAAGTGCTTTCTTAGGTAAATGTTGAATTTAAAAAGTGGTCATAGTAGGTCTAGTAATGAATCCTGGTTTTATTTACCTTACAGAAAggcatgtttttatttgttgaagtttctccctttttcttgtgAACATTCCAGTGGGAGTAggctatttattttgctgtaactttccttttgtattctaagttttaaaatgtgcagtGCTAACCATTGTGTGGTAACTGCCTATGTACATATCGTTATCTATAGTACACATAAGACTTTATTCTTCAGGGTCCGTTTTCTGTTGgtgtatacatacatgtacTCCACAAACATCCTTTTTTGCTTACTTGTCCACAGCCCTTTTCCAGGTCTGCCAGGAGGATAGTTGTGGGACCTCTTCTTAACTTACTGTGATAGAATTCAGTTGGTTTACTGTAAATGTAGTGTGTATTCATTTGAAAAGTTCTGCTGGCAGATCAACAACGTCAAGCTGATGAGCAGAGGCTGGCCATAAAAGTATCATCTATCCCTTGTGCAGTATCCAAAAGATACTGTCTGCCCACAGCATGAGTTGGAGGCAGCTGATTCATTCTAAGTTTACCACAGATTACTTGCTCTATACACATATTATTTCAAGACTATTGCATTTTCAAACAACagataaaatctgttttttctccatcaaagaagaaaaagcagtatgtCTGCTTCTAGTTTCAAGTTTCTTTCTGGTTGGTGCAGACCCAGCTGAAAACTTTGTTCAGAAGCATATTAAGTATTTGAAGCTAGCATTGgatactttttctgtttcttcctgtttgcttctttccccaatcaaaaaaaaacccagaacgTGTAGAGTTCTGAAGTTCATGGTCTTCACACTTCTTGACTATATGTGCACatgacaaattatttcatttaccTGCTTCCATGGAAGACATAAGACCTTttacttttaagtgaaaaaccAAAGTTGTACCTATTCCTTTGGAAGGTAGTAGCCTGTGCTGTTAATTCAGCTCTTACCATATAGAAGAGACAACTCCTTGTGTCTGGTGACTGCTTTGATGTAAAGGGAAATACTTTCTTATGGAATAACTATTTTTCTAAGGTTGTGCATAGTTGCTTTTACACTGTTTGCATTGCAGTTGAGATACTCAAGGCATATACGGATGTTTCCATGCTGGTTTTACTCTTACTAATTTTTGTTATCTGTAATGATGAAGCTGCAGATTTGAAGTACGAGATACTCTGGGGAAGTGCCTGTGTTGTAGTAGGGATCAGAGTAAGTGATGACAGCAGGCTCATTCTGATGTTGTGATCTATTAGTAATAACAGACTTCACTGAATAATTGTTTTGAGCACTGAATATGCTTCATGTAGTTACTGATATGATGGCTTCTTGCAGGTATTACTATGGAAAACCAACTTTGATTCATTTGATTATAAAGAAGTTCTTAAACACCATATTAGGAGAACACATATTGATGATCCTCCTCATCTTCTTGATATTTACCCGAGATCACCTCATCTCCATGATGAAAAGCCTCAGTCAGTTGAGGTGAGTGCAATATGAGTAGTATGAAGACTGAAACTATTTTGGTGGAGGAGAGGAACCCTGGTAGAATCCATCACTAAGTAGTCTCATGTGTCTGGTTCTGTTGTCAATTTGGATATGAAGGTTTCTGATACTTAACATTTTGGTCAGAACAAGAGCAGGGCAACTGCACGTATGATGAGCTTCGTAAACAAACTTCTTTGCCAGACTGTCATATTCATTGTAAGGTCaatgaatgaaattaattttactggTCGCAGCCTTCCAGTATAGGTGATCAGTGATGGAACAAACTCAATCACAGTATCTGCCAGCAGATTTAAACCACTCTTGCTGCATCAACAGTTTGCTTCAAGACCCATTCAAATTGCACCCAGTTATGACACGTGCTAAACACACACAGTAGCTTATAGCTGCAGggttcagctgcttttttttcaggtcaACTTTTCCAGATCTCTGCTGTTCAGATGCTTGGTGAAGATATGAATATTCTCTAAAGTAATATTCcagattttgtctttttttttttttttttttttcccatccctGGTCCCAGGTAATTGAGAAGCTCTGGAAAAGCATTAATGAGTTCAGGCTAAAGTTAAACTAAGGGTAGGAAGCACCTCATTACCAATACTGAAAAGGCACATAAAGGAAATCTGATAGTTGAATGTCAAGAAATTATTCATCAGTTAGCTTTGACAGATTTCACTTAACCTAAT
It includes:
- the POC1B gene encoding POC1 centriolar protein homolog B isoform X1 encodes the protein MASALEDPVLIRPFRGHRAAVTGVAFNAEAAGLATSSLDRFLMVWKLKTQCRAYKFVGHVEAVTSVQFSPDGQLLASASQDRTVRLWIPCIHGESSVLKGHTASVRSVNFSHDGHFLVSASNDKSIKIWSVRHQRLLFSLFQHTHWVRCAKFSPDGRLIASCSEDKSVKIWDTRNKTCIDSFLDYGGFSNFVDFNPSGTCIASAGSNHTVKLWDIRMNKLLQHYKVHRAGVNCVSFHPSGNYLITASTDGTLKILDLLEGRLIYTLHGHKGPVLSVAFSKGGEKFASGGADAQVLLWKTNFDSFDYKEVLKHHIRRTHIDDPPHLLDIYPRSPHLHDEKPQSVEVDPTFDVTNTQTPDPPVIEISSSFSTADDVGSEDLQYRPASVLATSSKKKSENGSESAVHNGDTQTGISPSLGNALEHIVGQLDVLTLTISILEQRLTLTEDKLKECLENQQKMLLQGRQEE
- the POC1B gene encoding POC1 centriolar protein homolog B isoform X2; translation: MASALEDPVLIRPFRGHRAAVTGVAFNAEAAGLATSSLDRFLMVWKLKTQCRAYKFVGHVEAVTSVQFSPDGQLLASASQDRTVRLWIPCIHGESSVLKGHTASVRSVNFSHDGHFLVSASNDKSIKIWSVRHQRLLFSLFQHTHWVRCAKFSPDGRLIASCSEDKSVKIWDTRNKTCIDSFLDYGGFSNFVDFNPSGTCIASAGSNHTVKLWDIRMNKLLQHYKVHRAGVNCVSFHPSGNYLITASTDGTLKILDLLEGRLIYTLHGHKGPVLSVAFSKGGEKFASGGADAQVLLWKTNFDSFDYKEVLKHHIRRTHIDDPPHLLDIYPRSPHLHDEKPQSVEVDPTFDVTNTQTPDPPVIEISSSFSTAVGMI